Genomic window (Nitrospirota bacterium):
TGTCACTGACATTGCAATGGGCTATGACCACATCGCAGCCGCGATAGGCGGGGCGATAGGCGGAGCAGCTGGCGCGGACTTTCTCTGTTACGTCACGCCTTCAGAACACATAAGGCTCCCAGATCTTGATGATGTGAAAGAAGGGGTCATCGCTTTAAAGATAGCAGCGCACGCCGCTGATATCGCCAAAGGCGTCAAAGGCGCGATAGAGATGGATAATGAGATGGCAAGAAGAAGAAAGGCGCTTGACTGGAACGGCCAGATAGCCCTGAGCTTTGACCCTGAAGGAGTCAGAAAGAAGCGCGACCTGGTTCCGCCTACAGAGTCAGAGGTTTGCAGCATGTGCGGAGAGTTCTGCGCGATAAAGACGGTCGAGGCGGCTTTGAAAAAGAAGTAGACGATGGCAAAGAAAAAAAAGAAGGGGACTTTTTTTAAAAGGGCATTCTTAATAATATTCCTCATCATCGCCGGTATCATTGCGTTTCAGTTCGTCTATCCCAATATCTCCGCGCTCAAGAAGGAGAACCCTGAGAAGACTGCGTTCATGAAATATCGCGAAGATGAATGGGCGCGCGACGGGAAAAAATACAAGGTCATACAGGAGTGGGTTCCGCTTAATAAAATATCGCCTTATCTTGCTAAGGCTGTCCTCATAGGAGAGGATGATAAGTTCTGGAGCCATGAGGGATTTGATTATGAGGCGATACAGAAGGCTGTGGAAAAGGATGTAAAGGCAAAGAAGTTCAAAGTCGGCGCAAGCACCATCAGCCAGCAGCTTGCGAAGAACCTCTTTCTCTCTCCGTCAAAAAGTCCTCTCAGAAAGATCAGGGAGGCGGTCATAACATGGCGCATGGAAAAGGCGCTCTCAAAAAAGCGGATACTCGAACTTTACCTGAATGTCGCGGAATGGGGAGACAAGGGGATATTCGGCATAGAGGCTGCTGCAAGGCATTACTATAATAAACCGGCATCTGCCCTCGGACCTGAGGAAGCCTCAAGGCTCGCGGCTGTACTGCCTAATCCGCGCAAGTTCAATCCGCTCGGCGATTCCAGATATGTGGCGAACCGCTCCCGTCTTATTTACAGCATCATGGTGAAACGCGGCATTGTGGCGCCTGAGTATGATGAGGCGGGTGGTGGTGAGGAATAAACGCCCTTGCTATATTTAAATCTCAGCAAATTCCTCTACAGGCACTGAAACTTTTCTCTTTGCTTTTTTACCTGAAATGTAGATAGCTTTAAAATTTTCTTCTACCTTTTTTAAGACTTTTGCCTCAAAATACTGCTCTCCGCAATACTCGCATTCCTCGCACGGCACACTGTTTACAACAAGAAACTGGTCATCATGCTTGTAAATATACTGGACATTCTTCTTCGTAAAGTTTTTATTCCCGCAAAAATTACAAACCTTGACCATTGTTATTTTCTCCTTTCGTATGGAGTTATAAATTTCGGCGGACGCGGAATATATACAGTAATGATAACCATCTCTTTACCCCGTGTGCCGCAAACTACATGAACCGGCTTTCCTGCTTCCGTAAATCCTACAACTAAACAACTCGCCCCGCGGCCGCTATCTTCATACTGTTCCAAAATTCTGCCGGAAAGCAAAGCCTCTTCTACTTCTGTTAGCGCGAGGTTATCATTTTGTCTTTCCATGTCTCCATGTTTTGAGACATAATACTCGCCTTTCCTGACTCGTTCCTGTATCCATTTTATCTCAAGCATTCCGTAATCAATTATATCTTAAAACTGACATTTCCGCTAACGGCGGTTTGTTACCCTTTTCGCATCTGCGGATTCGCCGGGATTGAGAAAACATGAGGCCTTATAAGGGTTATGCCTATTTCGTATTGTGTGAGGTATTGAATACCGGTTCATATTTTTTAATTAGGTCAATTTCAAGTGCTCTGACAATACTAATGTTTTCAGATTCGAAAACTTTTAAATATAGATTTTTCATTATATATGTAACAGTTTCTATCCCAGGCTTAAGTTTTAGTTTTCTCCCGATGGATTTTCTAAATGCGCTCTTATCAATACCATATCGAACATTTTTCTCGTCTTTACTTATACGATGGATGGCATGCTCTAATTGAAATCTATCTTTTTCAGTATGCTTCTCTGGTCTAAATTCTAAGTACGCTGGATTAAGATGCTGGCTTACAATTCTTTTCTTTAAGCCTCCGGCACCTAATGCTATGCCTATATATATGAGATTATCTGTGTCTTTGCTGAACCAAAAATATATACCTCTTTTTGTAGATAAGACTATCACTGCCTTATCCGGCTCAATTCTTGGTAATAATTCAAGTTTCATATATCGCTACAACTCTGAGATGCTAAACAATTAATACAAAGATGAGAATTACCGGTCAGTATAATATCTCCAGCTTCACTCCGTCCAGTTCAACCTCTGTCAATTATTCAAATCTTTTAATATCGCTTTAAAAGAATCGCTGAAATCTGCTCCATCTAAAGTTTTATCAAATTCAGCAAGCCATTTTTCAATATACTGTTTATCGATATCCGGGTTTTTAATAATTACATTTCTTACATCTTCAATATCACGCGGCCTTCCTGCAAATATTTTGTGTATGATTACATCCTCAACAGAAGCAAAGTTCACCAATGTGGTGTCAATTTTGATTTTATTGGCCCTTTCTATCGCCTCTCTTTCGTAGGAGGTAAAGGAGAAAATAAGATCAACCCTAATTCCGGTAGCTTTATCTTTGACAGGCAGGACGTGAGTTTTGTTTACAAAATCTGTGTGGTCATCAGGAATGATCAAGAGGTCTGCTGAATTACAGATCGTTTCTATTTCGGTCAACTCATCTATGGATATCCCAAGTGTTATATCTATATCCCTCGTCAACCTGGGAGTTCCATAAAGAAGCACCGCCTGTCCGCCTATTATCATGTAAGGGATATTGTTTTCAGTCAAAAGTTGAGTGACTTTTGAGATGAGTTTTTCAAACATATTGAGAATTGAGGATGCGGGCTATTCTGACATTAGTTTCAATACCTTCAAGCGGGTTCTTTAGGGGAAGGACTCCGAGGCTCACGGCTTCGTTCCAGAGAGATTCAAAAATCCTGAGAGACTCTGAATAAGAAAGCCTCTCTTTTTTCATCTCATTTCTTTCAAACTCTCTTAGAACTTTGGAGTCTTTAACCATGCACGTATTATAACATCACAAAGATGAGAATTAACGGTTAGATAAGCATCTCCAGCTTCTGCCCGTCCAGCTCAACCTCTGTCACTTTCCATTCCTTAAAGTGCGCGTCAATAGTGTGCGCGGCTTTGATGTCGACCTCTTTCGGGATGCTGAAGAAAGCGCGGGAAACAGGAGGCGCTTTTTCTGTTTTCCCAAGCATGACATTGATCTCCTCAATGGCTGTGTTTATCGTGACAAGCATCAGGAAGTCAGGCTCATTGGCTACGCTGCTGATTATCGGGTTTATCTTGCCCATTATATCTTCTTTAAGCACGGTCTTGAAAGTCCCTGTCCCGAGGTCGTTATCATCGGGGATATGTATCTCTGAATAATCTATTCCCGGCACCGGGCCTTCTTCTCTGCTCTTTATCTCTGGCATGATGTTTCTCCTTTTGAAATATTGAAAATAATAAATTATTAGCTAAAAAAATACAAAGCATGAAGTTTAATCAACACGTTCCCCAAGCCACTCATGTATGAGTTCCGCTATCTCCTCCCAGCCCGGTTCTCCTATTACCCAATGCGCGTGATTGGCAAACTCTTTATAGGTTGAAACGGACTCGTATTTGTCCGCCACCTTTTTTACCACTGATGCAGGGATTATGCGGTCCTCTTTTCCTGAGATTACAAGTAAGGGACATTTAATCTTTTCGGGATTTACCATTGCCGCTTTCTTGTTGTCGAGAAACCAGAGGCCTATCTCAAACGCCGCTCTCCCTGATTCATATACCAATTTACCGTATGCCGCTTTCTGACCTTCCTCAGGCATTAGATGAAGACATGAGTAAACCGTTTTATCAAATGAGAATCGGAATGGTTTTCTCCAGAAGCCCCATGTCATCAGCACCTCTGAAAAACATTTGACAGCCGAAGGCTTTAGAGCCATAACTCCGTACGGCGGGGCAGGGCAAAGCAGTACCGCTGCCTCTGCAAGGTTGCGGCTCACAAGTATCTGAGCCAGAAGTCCTCCCATTGAATGCCCCATTATTACCGGAGGAGCATCGAGTTTCGATATCTCTTTCTCAAGGTCTTCAATATAATCGAGCAGGCCAGTTCTCCCCAATTTAAGATGAGGAGTGTCAGCCGGATCCATGTCGTGATACCTTAATGACGGGATGACGCACCGGTATCCTTTTGCCTCAAAAAAGTTTCTGTAATTTTCCCAGCACCACGGGCCTGCCATCATCCCGTGGATCATGAATATGGTTTTGTTCATTTCAGGGTATCCCCGATTTTAAACGTGATACATATT
Coding sequences:
- the mtgA gene encoding monofunctional biosynthetic peptidoglycan transglycosylase, with amino-acid sequence MAKKKKKGTFFKRAFLIIFLIIAGIIAFQFVYPNISALKKENPEKTAFMKYREDEWARDGKKYKVIQEWVPLNKISPYLAKAVLIGEDDKFWSHEGFDYEAIQKAVEKDVKAKKFKVGASTISQQLAKNLFLSPSKSPLRKIREAVITWRMEKALSKKRILELYLNVAEWGDKGIFGIEAAARHYYNKPASALGPEEASRLAAVLPNPRKFNPLGDSRYVANRSRLIYSIMVKRGIVAPEYDEAGGGEE
- a CDS encoding YgiT-type zinc finger protein, with translation MVKVCNFCGNKNFTKKNVQYIYKHDDQFLVVNSVPCEECEYCGEQYFEAKVLKKVEENFKAIYISGKKAKRKVSVPVEEFAEI
- a CDS encoding DUF4258 domain-containing protein; translation: MLEIKWIQERVRKGEYYVSKHGDMERQNDNLALTEVEEALLSGRILEQYEDSGRGASCLVVGFTEAGKPVHVVCGTRGKEMVIITVYIPRPPKFITPYERRK
- a CDS encoding nucleotidyltransferase, coding for MFEKLISKVTQLLTENNIPYMIIGGQAVLLYGTPRLTRDIDITLGISIDELTEIETICNSADLLIIPDDHTDFVNKTHVLPVKDKATGIRVDLIFSFTSYEREAIERANKIKIDTTLVNFASVEDVIIHKIFAGRPRDIEDVRNVIIKNPDIDKQYIEKWLAEFDKTLDGADFSDSFKAILKDLNN
- a CDS encoding alpha/beta hydrolase, with product MNKTIFMIHGMMAGPWCWENYRNFFEAKGYRCVIPSLRYHDMDPADTPHLKLGRTGLLDYIEDLEKEISKLDAPPVIMGHSMGGLLAQILVSRNLAEAAVLLCPAPPYGVMALKPSAVKCFSEVLMTWGFWRKPFRFSFDKTVYSCLHLMPEEGQKAAYGKLVYESGRAAFEIGLWFLDNKKAAMVNPEKIKCPLLVISGKEDRIIPASVVKKVADKYESVSTYKEFANHAHWVIGEPGWEEIAELIHEWLGERVD